TTGGTGCTCACAAAAGACAATCCTATTTTTAAGATAACAGGTGAGTTTTCATCATTTTTAATATGAACCATCGCATGTGCTCCTATTCCTTTTTCTTCAACATGTAACTCTTCTATTACTTGATTTAAAACAACATAAAAAAAGACTTTATCTTTTCCCATGTTTTGAACACCTTCTAATTCATGAGAATTTACTTTTTTAATTTCCCAGTCTGTAACATGATTATTAGATTTATTCAAATCAAACAGAATGCTTCTATCTTCACTATTTTCAAACGTATATTCATGAATACCACATCGTAATGTAGAACTCAAGCGCACATCAACCTTAAAATCTGATAAATACACTTGATAGTATGCAGGTGAAGCAGATTCATTACCATGTGAAAATTTTGATTTATATGGATACTTTTTTGAACCGGAAACAGGTAAAATTGGTATATTACATAAATTCCAATGCCCCTTATTAGTATGCGTAAATCCTAAAATTTCTGTGTCTTCATATTCATAACCAGCACCAGTATGATATTCTGTAATTGGACTGAGCTGTACCATAGCATTAGGTAGAGAAACCCCTGGAAAGACTAATCCTGCCCATACCCTCCAATCTTTTGGCGGCGTATATCCAATTAACGCAGTATCTCGTAAAGGTTCTGTACCTAAAAAAGGATCTACATATATAGATGGGTTTTCCATAAAGGATTCCACAACTTTTAATGGCTGATTTACCTTACTTGCTCTTTGTCCTTGGCAGGAAACTATAAAACTAATTACCATTAACAAAATCGCATTATTGCATTTGTTCTTCATTTTATAATGAAATTTTTCTTTCTAAAAAATAAAGGAATTAAGACAATAGTTTAGGGTTTTGTTGATAGGTTTTCCATAAAAATTCTCCAAAAAGTGTATTTGCCCATGCGAACCAAGATCTTGTAAAATCATTTGGATTGTCTTTATGAAAAGTTTCATGCATAAAACCTGTACCAGCATGAGTCGCTTTTAGCATTGCGATGCATTCTTTAATTTCTTTTGGTTTATTACTGGTTAATCCTTGCATGATGATTGCCATTGGCCAAATCATGTCTAGACCTACATGAGGCCCACCAATACCTTCGGCTGCTTTTCCTTTAAAGAAAAAAGGATTATCTAATGATAGTACAAATTTTCTTGTATTTTGATATATTGTATCATTACTATCAATTGCGTCTAAATAAGGAAGCGATAATAAACTAGGCACATTTGCATCATCCATTAATAAATGATTTCCATAACCATCAACTTCAAAAGCATAAATATCACCATATTTAGGATGATTAACAATGGCGTAATCTTGTAATGCTTCTTTAACTTCGGTGCTTAATGCTCTCAACTCTTTTGCTGTTTTTACATCATGAGCTATTTCTTCCATCATTTCAGCAGCTTGATCTAAACTAACAACTGCGAAAAAATTAGAAGGAATTAAAAACGAAAATACCGTTGCATCATCACTGGGTCTAAATGCTGAACAAATTAATCCAACAGGATTTACAGGATAACCATAACCTTTAAGAGGTCTTGTATCTGTTCCTTTGGGTGTTTCTCTTTGAAAATGATATGGATTTTTTCCGTTTTTTTCTTGTTGATCAATAAAAACTTTTAATGTAGCCTTTATTGCTTTTTGCCAATCGGCATCAAAAGGGGATGTATCGCCCGTGGTTTTCCAATAATTATACCCTAACCTAATTGGATAGCATAAAGAATCTATTTCATATTTACGTTCATGAACACCTGGTAACATGTCAGTATAATCTGTAGTCCACTCACCCTTTTTATTAGGATCTTCGTAAAATGCATTCGCATATGGGTCTTTAAGAATATACGCTGTTTGTGTATTTATTACACCTGCTATTAAATCTTTTAGATCTTTATCTTTATCAACAAAAGCCATATAAGGCCATACTTGGGCCGAACTATCTCGCAACCACATAGCATCGATGTCTCCTGTAATAACATAAGTATGAGGTTTACCATTTTTTTTACTAAAAGTAACTGTGGTATCAAGAGTATTAGGAAAACAATTGTTAAATAGCCAAACGAGTTCTTCATCCTTTATGTTTTTTTGAAATTCTTTAATAGCTTTCTCTATTTCCGTGCTATTGAAATTCCTTTCGCCTTTAGGCAATCTAACTACTGGAAATTTACCCGTAACGTTTGAGGCCATTAAATGGTTTGGATTCACCATTGTTAAACCTCCAAACATCACTGTATTCTGTATAAATTTTCTTCTTTGCATAAGTATTCTATTTATTATTTTAAAAGACTTGAAATATGTTTCACTATTATTTAACTTTAACACGCATTAATTTATCTTTACAATATTAAGTAAAACGATTTAGTAAAAAAATAAAAATATAATTAAATTATGTTATTTCTTAAATAATGTGTCTAATAAATTAATAATTGTTAAGCTAACTACCTTTTTTGAGAGGAGCTTCTAACAACAAGATTTGTTTTTAACTTAATTTGAGTGATTGGAGAACCCTTTATGTCATTTTTAAGCAGAGATAGCATTAAATTCATAAGTGTTTGAGCAATTTCAGAAAATGGTTGAGATATAGCAGAAATAGTTGGTCTGTATATCCCGAAAAAATCTAAATCATCAAAAGTTATAATTCCTAATTTGTTTATGTAATGAGGAAAGTTTTCATTTAAAACCTTCAAACCACTTAAGGCTAGATAGTTTGTAGCAAAATATAAGGCATCTAATTTAGGTGTTTTCTCTAAAAATTCCTGAATACTATTTTCACCGCCATAATTAGTTAAATCTTGAAGAGATATTTTTAGTATATTTTCATTAAAACCCGCTTCGGTAATCGCTTCTTTATAACCATTCAATCGATCTATCATTTGAGTTTGCTGAACATCTATTGTTACAAATCCAATATGTTGAAAATTATTATCAATGAGATGTTTTGTTGCATTGTATGATGCTTCTTTATTATTTACAACAACGTAATTAGTATCTAACTCGGGAAAATAACGGTCAAAAAGTATTACGGGAAACCCTTCCTCTATGAGCTCTTCAATTTTTGATTTTATTCCTGCTGATGGAATAATAATATAGCCATCAACCTGCCTGTCTTTAAATAAATTTATTAAATCTATTGATTTTTCATCATTATTTTCATTGCTGCAAAACAAAACCTTATATCCCTTTTTATAAGCGATATCTTCCATAATTCTTGCAAGTTTTGCGAAAAAATAATTAGAAATATCTTCAACCATAAAAACGATAATCTTAGATTTACCCGTTCTTAAACTTTGAGCTGTTTGATTAGGTTTGTATTTAATTTTTTCAACATACTTTAAAATTTTATCTGTAACAACTTTTGATATTTTTTTTTCTTCAGCTTTACCATTAAGCACAAATGATACTGTAGTAACAGAGACTCCTATAACTGCTGCAATGTCTTTAATGGAATGACGTTTATTCTTCATTTAAGATTGTATTCAAATTCTTATATTAGAGTATTTAAATTAGAATTACCCTGCTAAAATGACTTTGTAAAATTATAAAATCATTCTTTAATTGAATTAATCACCTTGAAAGAGTTGAATTTCTTATTTCAAGGTTCGTTTTTAATTTTATTCTTGTTGTTCCTCCATTTTTCTTTCCATCCTTAAGTAAATTGAGCATCAAATCCATCAGAGATTGAGCTATTTCAAAATAAGGTTGGCTCACTGCTGTAATGGTTGGCGTATAAAATTCAAAAAAGTCAAGGTCATCAAAACTCATAATACCCAACTCATCCATATAATGAGGAAAATTCTTTTTTATTACATTAAGACCACTTATTGCTAAATAATTAGTTGCAAAATAAATAGCATCTAATTGAGGCATTTCTTCAATAAATTTCTTTATATTATCTTCTAATTTATTCCTAGTTAGAGTATATTCATCAAAAGGTATTGTTATTACATGTGTACTTAAATTGCTTTCTTCAATAGCTTCTTTATATCCATTAAGCCGATCCAACATTTGAGTTTGCTCTATATCATTAGTAACAAACCCTATGTTTTTAAAATTATTAGTTATAAGATGCTTTGTAGCCCTATAAGAAGCTTCTTTATTGTCAATAACAACATAATTACTATCTAATTCAGGGAAATAACGATCGGTAAGTATTACAGGAAGCCCCTCATCGATTAACTCTTTAATTTTAGGCATTAATCCTGGAGAAGGTATAATTATATACCCATCAACCTTTATGTTTCTATATAAATCAATTAGCTCTATGGATTTATTATCTTTATTTTCATTAGTACAAAAAATAACTTTATAGCCCTTTTTATATGCTAAATCTTCAATAATTGTTGCGAGCTTTGCGAAAAAAAAGTAAAAATCTTCGACCATAAAAACTATGATCTTAGATTTACCAGTTCTTAAACCTTGAGCAAATTGATTGGGTTTATATTCTATTTTTTCAACATAATCTAGAATTTTTTTAGTAACAGCTTTAGAAATTTTTTTCTCCTCTGCTTTCCCATTCAAAACAAAGGAAACAGTTGTTACGGAAACTCCCATGCTTTTTGCAATATCTTTTATTGAATGCCGCTTATTTTTCATTAAAATTATACTAACTTCTAAAGTTTACTTAAAATGTTAAAAATACAGCAATCACAATTTAATAAAAAGCTTTAGATGAAATTATTTATTATATAACTCTCTTTTACTTATTAAATAGTTTTAAAACTAGTCTTTTACTTGATAAACAAGTGCCTTATTCTTTTTGTGTTTGAGTACTTAATTTTCTGGTATCGTTTTATTTTTTTTGAAACTATTAATATATACCAAGCAATATAAACAAAAGAATGTAATGGAATTATATATGAGAATTTAATTTCTGTTACTTTAAGAATAGTTGTGTCTACACCCTTCCCTGAGATATCTGTAAAAGTCGCAGCGGCACCTACTGAAGATACCTAAGAAAAATATGTTCATAAGATGAATGAACTTGTCTATTTCTTTAACAAAGCTTCTTTACTTTGAATTTAAATTTTTCTAACACTTCCTGTTTCTCCTGTACATTTATTTCAGGAAGTTTTGCAGAAAAGTATAACACAAATAGAATACTTAAAACTCAAATTCTAATAATATGTTTCTGTAAAATACATTCATTAGAATCTTAGTTTTTTAAAATTTTGTCATTAGGCTTAATTTTATTTCTATTTTCTTGTCGTTAGATGATTCACCACAAAACCTCCCACTTTTCTTCCCTGACTTACACCATTTTTAATTGCAGGCATATAATGTATACCACCATAAAGTCGACTAATTGCAGCCTCTTCAGCAGCGTCATTAAAAGAGTTAAATTGACGTGTTGGTAAACCAAATTCTACTTCGCTAGTATCGTTAAAATAAAAATCATCACCAAATAAATCTGTAAGCACCACGGAAGCTGCACCTGAAACAACACTATGTCCGCTAGTATATTCTGGAAATGGAGGGGTTTGTAAAAGTGGCATCCAATTGGCATCTATATATTGATTAATTAACGTTTCTGGACGTATTAAAACACTTCTGTATTTTTCATCCCAACAGCTAATAAATGCATCTGCTAATGCAACCGACACTCTCGTGTAGGCTTCAACAGCTTCCTGAAAATTCAATCCCTGTTTTTTAATTGCAATGGAAGTAATTCCTATCCAATGTCCCCCTGGTGTGATTTTTTTTGTAGCAAACATGGCATGCCCCTGATGATGTGATACAAACGGATTACAATCCCAAAATTTAGCTATTGCATCCTCCTCTTTATTGAGGTTTTTACCTGTGTTATACACCTCCATTATTTCTTTATAAAACACACTGCCTTTTTTTAAATTAAATGGTGTAGGTGGATCTGGAATAAATTGAGAAGCTGAATCAATAATAAATGTTCTGATCTTATTCCAATCTGGTTCAATACCATCCATATAATCAGGTGGTGTAGGTCGCCAAGACGCATCATCTTCACTTACTGGATATTTTGACATGGTTCTTGTCTGCTTGTAATTATCCTTATCTACCCATTCTAGAATATGAAGAGCTACCAACTCTCCATATTTTAAAGACCTTTTTAAAATCGCTTTATCTAATCCATCATTCTTTATTTTATCAAACAATTCCTTTTCGTAAGGATCAAATTTCTCTTCAGAAAAAACCAAACTTTTACCAACATCTATATAGGCCTTTAAGGCTGCTACTTCAAAATTATATACCTCTTCTTTTTTAGGCTTGGGAATTGGATTAAGACCATTCAACTGACCTGCCATAGACATAAAATTACCATTTCCAAAGATTAAACATTCGTAGGCAGCAATACTTGGATAAGCATATATTCTACTAGCAACCGGAGGAGAAAAAACATCGTGAACAATAATATCTGTAAGTTGCTTGACAGTTTCATTAAAGTAAGTCCCATTTTTTAATGAATCAATCTGTAGAACAGGTTCTTTTTTACATCCAACTAAAAACAGAAAAGCTACTAGAATACTTGCTGATTTAATTCTAATCAAATCATTCTTATAAATTTTGTTTTTTAACATTTGGTTAATGGTTATATACTTTATTTGTAGTTGTTCTCTCTTTTATGAAAAATACAGACCACATATTGAAAGTTTTAGTCAATAGAAATACTTTTTAAACTATTCTTTACTTTTAATAAATAGCTTCACATTTTCGTTGTTTTTAGCTACTAATATGCCTTCTTGATTATCTGACAACTGAATTGATTGTAAATCTCTTACCTGATTATTCAAAAGGAAACCCATTTTTTGTTGATCTTCTACAACAAATGTACCATCACCTAAACCTTTAAGTAAATACCCATAACCAGCATCATATCTTCCAAACTGAACATTTACCTCATAGAAATTACCTCCAACCAACACATCTTTGTGTCCATCATTATTATAATCTAAAGGTAATAGCGCATTAGATGTGGTAAACTGCACTTGATTAGGTAGCGGTTTCATTTTAAACTTTCCGTTACCCAGATTCTCAATATACATTGATCTCAATTCTTGTACTTCAAAATGTTTTGCCTTTAGCAATTGTTCTTTAGGAAAAATATCATTCAATTTTGCTGTTGAATATTGTGCGTAAGTATTGAACTTTTTACTTAAGTAGCTTAACTGTTTTTGCAATTCATCTATTCTGGCAAATGGAAATTCTTCACCATTTACATAATGCGTAATAATTGGTTCTTTCCAGGTATTATGATCAAAATCATCAACATACATTTGAACAGGTTCAGATACTGAAGCTCTCAGCTTTGAATTTAATCCTAAATTTCCAGCTATTAAATCTAAATCGCCATCTCCATCAAAATCTTCTGCAACTACTGTATTCCACAACCCACTACTAATATCTAAGCCTATATTTTCTGGTGCTTGTTTGATTAAACGCCCTTCCTTATTGATAAATATGGTAATAGGCATCCATTCCCCTACAATTACTAAATCTGTCCATTGATCTCCATTTAAATCTGTCCATATAGCCTCTGTAACCATTCCAACATCCTGTAAACTGGTGTTTTGCACTTCTTCAAAATCACCTTTACCGTTATTGTTAAGTAAATAACTTTTGGGTATACCTCCATAATTGACAGGAATCGCTCTACCACCAATAAAGGCATCTACATCCCCATCCTTATCATAATCACATGCTTTTACACAAGATGCTGTTACATGTATTTCTGGAAGATTTTTAGATTTTGAAAAATTACCTTTTCCATCGTTCATATATAATCGAGGCATCATTTGTGGGATATTTTTAAAATCCTGGTTGCCACCAGTAACTACTAAAAGATCAACATCTTTATCGCCATCTGCATCGAAAAAAGCAGCACCCACATCTTCTGAAAGACTATCCTTAGCAAAAACAGTTTGATTTAGATCTACAAACTTATTGGTATTGGTTTGCTTATAAATTGTTGAAGCCTGTCCTCTAGCACCCGTAACAAAAAAGTCTTCTTTTCCATCATTATTTACATCGGCAACAACTATACTAGGACCTTCGGCAGACACCATATGGGGCATAAGACGCTCTCTGTTAAACTCGAAAAATCGATTTTCCTGATGTTTGTAATGAATATCAGACTTATTTGTAATGTCTTTAAAAAGTGTCTGTTTTTCTATTTTCTCTTCAATGATTTCAGAGGCTTCGTCTTCTGTAATTTGAATTTTTTGATTTACAGCGACATCAGTTAGCACTTGTCGCTTTTTACCCATCCATTCTACAATAACACTGTCTACTTTTTGAGCTGACCCTAAACCAAAAGTAAGATACGCTGGTGGTGAAGACATATATCCACGAACAGACATCATTTCTTGAAATTGGATGTTTCCTTGATATTTTAAATATACTTTAGTTCCTATTCCAAACAAATTTTGTTTGTTTCCCTTTAAAGCTATTTTTAAATAATTAGGCGATTCTATTTCATCCTTATTATTATTTCTTATTCGATTTTCATAGACTTGAGCTGTTTCATTTAAATTATTAATCACTAAATCTAAATCACCATCATTATCTAAATCTGTATGAATAGAGCCATTAGAAAATGTTGCCGCATCTAACCCCCATTCGGAAGCTTTATTTTTAAAAGTAAAATCATTTTGGTTTTGATATAAGTAATTACCCAATCGGTCGCTTGGCATTTTAGAAACGATATCTTTATAAATATTTTTTTCGCCACTTTTAATGTTTTTTTTGACGGAATTATTAGATATGTATTTCATATAATCCATATCATTACTTCTTCTGTAAATTCCGTTGGCTATAAAAATATCTTTACTACCATCCAAATCGTAATCGTTTATCAATACCGACCAACTCCAATCTGTAGCTGCAACTCCAGAAAACAAGGCAATATCACTAAACGTTTCATTACCGTTATTAAGCTGCAAAGCATTTCTAGCATATTGGTATCCGTAACCAAATTTTAATTTATAATGAAATATAGGATACGAATCTTCTCCTTGTGAAGTTCTAAGTTTTTGCGGGTCTTCGGCCAACATATCTAAAGACATAATATCTGGCAGGCCGTCATTATTAATATCAGCAATATCAGTACCCATCGAAAAGCGACTTGTATGCCCCATGTATTTTTCTAAACTTTCGCTAAAGGTTCCATCTTGATTATTTATGTATAAATAATCATCTTCGTGAAAATCATTACCTACATAAATATCGGGGTAACCATCATCATTTATGTCTGCAACGCTAATCCCTAAGCCGTAGCCTATAAGGCTACTATACAAACCAGATTCTTCAGTAACATCTACAAAAGTATTATTATCATTTCTGAACAATTTATCTCCTATGGGATGAATTACTTTTCTTTGAGTTGCCGGTCCGAAAATACCTTTATTGTAATCAGAGTGGTTCAAAAAGTAAGCATCTAAATCGCCATCTAAGTCATAATCAAAAAAAGCTGTTTGGGTTGTAGTAGTTGCTAAATTGAGGCCATATTTAGAAGCTTCTTCTTTAAATATAGGGTATCCATTTTTATCATTTCCATAATTTATATAGAGCTGATTTCGACCATTGGTGTTTACAAATTCCCCTATCTGACTTAAATAAATATCTAATCGTCCATCGCCATTTATATCTACAAATGTTACACCAGTATACCATGTATCTTTAGAGCCACCCATTTTAGTATATTCTGTAATATCTTCAAATGTTAAATCTCCTTTGTTTAAGTAAAGCTTATTCAATTCCATGTTTGCAGTAAAGTAAAGATCATCCAATCCATCACCGTTTAAATCTCCTGCTGCGACACCTGCGCCATTATAAAAATAAATATATTTTAAGAAGTTAAATGTATCTGTCTCTTCAACATTATTTTGAAAGTTTATTCCAGATTTACTTGACGGTACTAAAGAAAACCCTATGTCTTTTTCTTCTAAATTTGAACATGCCATTGCCAATATGCTTAATAAAAGCATATAAGTAAATCTCTTTAACAATCTCATTTCTTTTCTTTATTATTAACTTTTATCGCTATTAACTTATCATCATTGTTCGCTGCTAATATTATATTTCCTTTCTTACTTTTTATAGTAGCCAAGTCTTTAGTGTCACCATTAATTAACAATCCTGATTGATGATACGGAATTGGGTTAAAAGCACCCTTTCCATTACCTTTAAGAAAAAGACCATAACTTGCATCGTTTCTGGGAGTTTCTACTTCAGATTGATAAAGATTCCCAGCTACAAGTAAATCTAAATAACCATCTTCATCAAAGTCCTCACAGAGGATATCATTAATTGAGGATATTTGAGCTTCATTGGGTAAATTGGTTATTTTAAATTGATTATTTCCTA
The genomic region above belongs to Mariniflexile litorale and contains:
- a CDS encoding vanadium-dependent haloperoxidase is translated as MLKNKIYKNDLIRIKSASILVAFLFLVGCKKEPVLQIDSLKNGTYFNETVKQLTDIIVHDVFSPPVASRIYAYPSIAAYECLIFGNGNFMSMAGQLNGLNPIPKPKKEEVYNFEVAALKAYIDVGKSLVFSEEKFDPYEKELFDKIKNDGLDKAILKRSLKYGELVALHILEWVDKDNYKQTRTMSKYPVSEDDASWRPTPPDYMDGIEPDWNKIRTFIIDSASQFIPDPPTPFNLKKGSVFYKEIMEVYNTGKNLNKEEDAIAKFWDCNPFVSHHQGHAMFATKKITPGGHWIGITSIAIKKQGLNFQEAVEAYTRVSVALADAFISCWDEKYRSVLIRPETLINQYIDANWMPLLQTPPFPEYTSGHSVVSGAASVVLTDLFGDDFYFNDTSEVEFGLPTRQFNSFNDAAEEAAISRLYGGIHYMPAIKNGVSQGRKVGGFVVNHLTTRK
- a CDS encoding LacI family DNA-binding transcriptional regulator — its product is MKNKRHSIKDIAKSMGVSVTTVSFVLNGKAEEKKISKAVTKKILDYVEKIEYKPNQFAQGLRTGKSKIIVFMVEDFYFFFAKLATIIEDLAYKKGYKVIFCTNENKDNKSIELIDLYRNIKVDGYIIIPSPGLMPKIKELIDEGLPVILTDRYFPELDSNYVVIDNKEASYRATKHLITNNFKNIGFVTNDIEQTQMLDRLNGYKEAIEESNLSTHVITIPFDEYTLTRNKLEDNIKKFIEEMPQLDAIYFATNYLAISGLNVIKKNFPHYMDELGIMSFDDLDFFEFYTPTITAVSQPYFEIAQSLMDLMLNLLKDGKKNGGTTRIKLKTNLEIRNSTLSR
- a CDS encoding glycoside hydrolase family 125 protein, whose amino-acid sequence is MQRRKFIQNTVMFGGLTMVNPNHLMASNVTGKFPVVRLPKGERNFNSTEIEKAIKEFQKNIKDEELVWLFNNCFPNTLDTTVTFSKKNGKPHTYVITGDIDAMWLRDSSAQVWPYMAFVDKDKDLKDLIAGVINTQTAYILKDPYANAFYEDPNKKGEWTTDYTDMLPGVHERKYEIDSLCYPIRLGYNYWKTTGDTSPFDADWQKAIKATLKVFIDQQEKNGKNPYHFQRETPKGTDTRPLKGYGYPVNPVGLICSAFRPSDDATVFSFLIPSNFFAVVSLDQAAEMMEEIAHDVKTAKELRALSTEVKEALQDYAIVNHPKYGDIYAFEVDGYGNHLLMDDANVPSLLSLPYLDAIDSNDTIYQNTRKFVLSLDNPFFFKGKAAEGIGGPHVGLDMIWPMAIIMQGLTSNKPKEIKECIAMLKATHAGTGFMHETFHKDNPNDFTRSWFAWANTLFGEFLWKTYQQNPKLLS
- a CDS encoding VCBS repeat-containing protein; the protein is MACSNLEEKDIGFSLVPSSKSGINFQNNVEETDTFNFLKYIYFYNGAGVAAGDLNGDGLDDLYFTANMELNKLYLNKGDLTFEDITEYTKMGGSKDTWYTGVTFVDINGDGRLDIYLSQIGEFVNTNGRNQLYINYGNDKNGYPIFKEEASKYGLNLATTTTQTAFFDYDLDGDLDAYFLNHSDYNKGIFGPATQRKVIHPIGDKLFRNDNNTFVDVTEESGLYSSLIGYGLGISVADINDDGYPDIYVGNDFHEDDYLYINNQDGTFSESLEKYMGHTSRFSMGTDIADINNDGLPDIMSLDMLAEDPQKLRTSQGEDSYPIFHYKLKFGYGYQYARNALQLNNGNETFSDIALFSGVAATDWSWSVLINDYDLDGSKDIFIANGIYRRSNDMDYMKYISNNSVKKNIKSGEKNIYKDIVSKMPSDRLGNYLYQNQNDFTFKNKASEWGLDAATFSNGSIHTDLDNDGDLDLVINNLNETAQVYENRIRNNNKDEIESPNYLKIALKGNKQNLFGIGTKVYLKYQGNIQFQEMMSVRGYMSSPPAYLTFGLGSAQKVDSVIVEWMGKKRQVLTDVAVNQKIQITEDEASEIIEEKIEKQTLFKDITNKSDIHYKHQENRFFEFNRERLMPHMVSAEGPSIVVADVNNDGKEDFFVTGARGQASTIYKQTNTNKFVDLNQTVFAKDSLSEDVGAAFFDADGDKDVDLLVVTGGNQDFKNIPQMMPRLYMNDGKGNFSKSKNLPEIHVTASCVKACDYDKDGDVDAFIGGRAIPVNYGGIPKSYLLNNNGKGDFEEVQNTSLQDVGMVTEAIWTDLNGDQWTDLVIVGEWMPITIFINKEGRLIKQAPENIGLDISSGLWNTVVAEDFDGDGDLDLIAGNLGLNSKLRASVSEPVQMYVDDFDHNTWKEPIITHYVNGEEFPFARIDELQKQLSYLSKKFNTYAQYSTAKLNDIFPKEQLLKAKHFEVQELRSMYIENLGNGKFKMKPLPNQVQFTTSNALLPLDYNNDGHKDVLVGGNFYEVNVQFGRYDAGYGYLLKGLGDGTFVVEDQQKMGFLLNNQVRDLQSIQLSDNQEGILVAKNNENVKLFIKSKE
- a CDS encoding LacI family DNA-binding transcriptional regulator, whose product is MKNKRHSIKDIAAVIGVSVTTVSFVLNGKAEEKKISKVVTDKILKYVEKIKYKPNQTAQSLRTGKSKIIVFMVEDISNYFFAKLARIMEDIAYKKGYKVLFCSNENNDEKSIDLINLFKDRQVDGYIIIPSAGIKSKIEELIEEGFPVILFDRYFPELDTNYVVVNNKEASYNATKHLIDNNFQHIGFVTIDVQQTQMIDRLNGYKEAITEAGFNENILKISLQDLTNYGGENSIQEFLEKTPKLDALYFATNYLALSGLKVLNENFPHYINKLGIITFDDLDFFGIYRPTISAISQPFSEIAQTLMNLMLSLLKNDIKGSPITQIKLKTNLVVRSSSQKR